One Camelina sativa cultivar DH55 chromosome 3, Cs, whole genome shotgun sequence genomic window carries:
- the LOC104773725 gene encoding MLP-like protein 328, which yields MAPSGTYVTEVPLKGSAEKHYKRWKTENHLFPDVIGHHIQGVTVHEGDWDTHGAIKSWNYTCDGKQEVFKEKREFDDKKMTVTFRGLDGHVMEQLKVYDVIFQFVPKSEEGCVYKVTMIWEKRNEDSPEPIKYMKFATSLAADMDDHILKDQSKA from the exons ATGGCGCCGTCAGGAACATATGTGACAGAGGTTCCTCTGAAAGGGTCGGCGGAGAAACACTACAAAAGGTGGAAAACCGAAAACCACCTCTTCCCCGACGTCATTGGCCATCACATCCAAGGTGTCACTGTTCACGAAGGCGACTGGGACACCCACGGAGCCATCAAGTCCTGGAACTACACATGCG ATGGGAAGCAAGAGGTGTttaaggagaagagagagtttgaCGACAAGAAGATGACGGTGACATTTAGAGGGCTGGATGGTCACGTGATGGAACAGCTTAAGGTGTATGACGTCATCTTCCAGTTCGTCCCAAAGTCTGAAGAAGGTTGCGTCTACAAAGTCACTATGATATGGGAGAAGCGCAACGAAGACTCTCCAGAGCCCATCAAGTACATGAAGTTCGCCACGAGCTTGGCGGCTGACATGGACGACCACATCCTCAAGGACCAGAGTAAAGCGTAA
- the LOC104773754 gene encoding 10 kDa chaperonin, mitochondrial — protein MMKRLMPTFNRILVQKVIQPAKTESGILLPEKSSKLNSGRVVAVGPGSRDKDGKLIPVSVKEGDTVLLPEYGGTQVKLGENEYHLFRDEDVLGTLHED, from the exons atGATGAAGCGTCTGATGCCAACGTTCAACCGGATCCTGGTTCAGAAAGTGATCCAGCCTGCTAAAACCGAAAGCGGCATTCTCCTCCCCGAGAAATCCTCCAAG CTGAACTCAGGCAGGGTGGTAGCTGTTGGACCTGGATCAAGGGATAAAGACGGGAAATTGATTCCGGTCTCTGTGAAGGAAGGCGACACTGTTCTTCTTCCAGAGTACGGCGGCACACAGGTCAAGCTCGGCGAGAACGA GTACCATCTGTTCCGGGATGAGGACGTCTTGGGAACGTTGCACGAGGATTGA
- the LOC104773730 gene encoding MLP-like protein 328, translating to MAMSGTYVTDVPLKGSAEKHYKRWKSENHLVPDAIGHLIHGITLHEGEWDSPGAIKSWKYNLDGKEEVFKERIEMDDEKMAVTFNALDGQVMEELKVYIANLQFIPESRNDGCLCKVSVYWEKRTEGSAEPTMFMKFLEKMVADMDGHILQNQQE from the exons ATGGCCATGTCAGGAACATACGTGACGGATGTGCCTCTAAAAGGATCGGCCGAGAAACACTACAAAAGGTGGAAGAGCGAGAATCATCTCGTCCCTGACGCCATCGGCCACCTCATCCATGGTATTACCCTCCACGAAGGCGAATGGGACTCTCCCGGCGCCATCAAGAGCTGGAAGTACAATCTTG ATGGGAAGGAAGAAGTGTTTAAGGAGAGAATAGAGATGGACGACGAGAAGATGGCGGTGACATTCAATGCGCTAGATGGTCAAGTCATGGAGGAGCTTAAGGTGTATATCGCAAACTTACAATTCATCCCCGAGTCCAGAAATGATGGCTGCTTATGCAAAGTTAGTGTATATTGGGAGAAACGCACTGAAGGCTCTGCAGAGCCCACCATGTTCATGAAGTTCCTCGAGAAGATGGTTGCTGACATGGATGGCCACATCCTCCAGAACCAGCAGGAATAA
- the LOC104773738 gene encoding uncharacterized protein At1g04910-like: MISQVERDLSIQNRLPATPSPPPSPRLCRTRSKSSGQHQTRTTFPHRISWILLSVLLRRQGILLFAPLIYVSCMFFHMRVASFDAAPIIHRRPAPGSVYRSPQVYARLRADIDADNTTADAISTIWKRSYKGVEWKPCVNKSTGVLPESNGFIFIEANGGLNQQRTSICNAVAVAGYLNATLVIPNFHYHSIWKDPSKFGDIYDEEYFIDTLANYVRVVDTVPEYLMERFDYNLTNVYNFRVKAWAPTSYYRDSVLPKLLEEKVIRISPFANRLSFDAPRAIQRFRCLANNIALRFSKPILTQGETLVKKMKELSANNAGKYVSVHLRFEEDMVAFSCCVFDGGNQEKQDMIAARERGWKGKFTKPGRVIRPGANRLNGKCPLTPLEVGLMLRGMGFNKSTYIYLAAGPIYSASRTMAPLLEMFPNLQTKEMLASEEEVAPFKNFSSRMAALDYTVCLHSEVFVTTQGGNFPHFLMGHRRYLFGGHSKTIRPDKRKLAVLFDNPKLGWRSFKRQMLSMRSHSDSKGFELKRPSDSIYIFPCPDCMCRKNKTTASAT; this comes from the exons ATGATATCCCAGGTGGAGAGAGATCTGTCGATTCAAAATCGGCTTCCAGCTACACCTTCTCCGCCGCCTTCACCTCGTCTCTGCCGGACCCGCTCTAAATCCTCCGGGCAACACCAAACTCGGACTACATTCCCTCACCGTATCTCATGGATCCTTTTATCTGTTCTTCTCCGTCGTCAGGGAATTCTCCTGTTCGCTCCTCTCATCTACGTCTCCTGTATGTTCTTTCACATGCGCGTCGCCTCCTTTGATGCCGCTCCAATCATCCACCGCCGTCCCGCTCCGGGATCCGTTTACAGGAGCCCGCAGGTTTACGCTAGGCTCCGCGCCGATATCGACGCCGATAACACCACGGCCGATGCG atATCAACGATTTGGAAACGTTCTTATAAAGGTGTGGAATGGAAGCCATGTGTGAACAAGTCTACTGGAG TTTTGCCTGAGTCAAATGGTTTCATATTCATCGAGGCTAATGGAGGCTTGAATCAGCAGCGCACTTCG ATATGCAATGCGGTTGCTGTGGCAGGCTACCTAAATGCGACCCTTGTAATTCCCAACTTTCACTATCACAGCATATGGAAAGATCCGAG TAAATTTGGAGACATCTATGATGAAGAATACTTTATCGATACCTTAGCAAATTATGTGCGGGTGGTCGATACAGTTCCTGAATACTTAATGGAGCGTTTTGACTATAACTTGACAAATGTCTACAACTTCAGAGTTAAAGCATGGGCACCCACCTCCTATTACCGGGACTCAGTCCTGCCAAAGCTGCTTGAAGAGAA GGTTATAAGAATTTCCCCATTTGCGAATAGACTTTCGTTTGATGCTCCTCGAGCTATCCAGAGATTTAGATGTTTGGCAAATAATATAGCCTTGCGATTTTCGAAACCTATACTGACCCAAGGAGAAACACTGGTGAAGAAAATGAAGGAGCTTAGTGCAAACAATGCTGGCAAGTATGTTTCTGTGCATCTTCGTTTTGAAGAG GATATGGTAGCTTTCTCTTGTTGTGTATTTGATGGTggtaaccaagaaaaacaagacATGATTGCGGCGAGAGAAAGGGGATGGAAAGGGAAGTTCACAAAACCAGGTCGTGTGATACGACCAGGAGCAAACAGGCTCAATGGAAAATGCCCTTTAACTCCTTTAGAG GTGGGTTTGATGCTGAGAGGAATGGGGTTCAACAAAAGCACATATATATACCTTGCAGCTGGCCCAATATATAGCGCGAGTAGAACTATGGCTCCACTACTCGAGATGTTCCCTAATCTACAGACGAAGGAGATGCTTGCGTCTGAGGAAGAAGTGGCCCCTTTTAAG AACTTCTCCTCGAGAATGGCTGCGCTAGATTACACGGTGTGTCTCCACAGTGAAGTATTTGTGACAACTCAAGGTGGAAACTTCCCTCATTTCCTCATGGGACATCGGAGGTATTTGTTCGGAGGGCATTCGAAGACGATTCGGCCAGACAAGCGAAAGTTAGCCGTACTCTTTGACAATCCAAAGTTGGG ATGGAGAAGTTTTAAACGGCAAATGCTAAGCATGAGGTCCCATAGTGACTCCAAGGGGTTTGAGTTGAAACGACCTAGTGACTCTATTTACATATTCCCTTGCCCTGACTGTATGTGCCGGAAGAACAAAACAACAGCATCAGCCACCTGA